The nucleotide sequence CGACGGCCGGCAGGCGCCGGGGGTGGGGTCCCGTACGTCGGGTGCGCTTCACCTATGAAGACGGGCCGACCCTGGCAATCAGCTGACCGGCGGGAATGACTGCACCGCGTGTCGGGTGGACATGACAGGCTTGCGCGGTGATTGTCGAGCTGACCCCCCGTTCTCTGACATGGGGCGATGTGGATCCTGCCCGTCACTTCTTCGACCGTGCGTCGGCGCCGCAGGTGGTGCGGTCGCTCGGGCCTGCGCGGAGGGTGCCCAGCCGTCCCGACATCCCCGCCGCTGACCCGGCGATGAGTGCCTGGAGCTGGGGCGAGGGACAGCCCTGGGCCGACGCCATGTCGCAGGCCCTCGCCGAGCACTACGGTCGCTGGAGCGTGGGCTGGCGCTGGGCGCACGACGAAGGCGATTTCGACGGGGGACCCGTCGGGAACTGGTGCTGCCCGAGCGACTCGATCACCACACCGCAGGAGACGATCGGCCGTGTCGTCGCAGCTTTGTGTGAATGGCGCGAGTGGCTGGAGAGTCTCGCCGGGTGGTTCGACGCGTACCCCTTGGACCTGACCGAGGTCAAGGATCAGCGGATTCTGTGGGAGCGGGCCGCCCGCAACCTGATCCTGCAAGTGACCGACCGGACCGGCTGCGGGAGCGCCTGGCACGGACACTGCCGTCAAGTGCTCACCTGGTTCCTCAGCCGCTGGGGCGTCGCTCCCGACCTCGCACAGGATCTGGTCGACGAGGCGATCGGCGGGCGGTTCGCAAGTTGGACCGGCCCTGACCCGGAGCTGGTCGAGGATGTCGCGGAGCGCCTCGCGCTGTCGGTGCAACCGGGAGACGGCGCACGGCCCGCCAGGCCGACGCTGGATCACCTTGAGCGCTGGCTCACGGTGCGCGAGAGCATTGCCTGGCAGGAGGTTCCGGAAGACGGCCGGGGCGAACCGGTGGTCCCGGCGCGCGATGGCGCGGCGGAGGACATACGCGCCTTCGACGGCGCCTTGGATCCCGCCCGTGCACAAGGCCTGCTGACCGCCCTTGAAATGGTGCGGGCCGACGCGAAACGCGGCTCCTGCCTCGACTTCGAGCTGCTGCAGCGCTGGCAGCACCAGGTCCTGGGCACCCAGCAGCCGCCGACGTTCCGCAGTCTGCCGGCCTTCGCCAAGGGAGGCCGGGAACGGTACGGCATCGGCCCGGACACCCGAGCCCGACTCGATGCTTGCCTGGCCGAGAGCACGCGGACCGCTGAGCGGCCCCTGCCCCTCACCGCCCGGGCCGCACGCGCCTCTCTGGACGTGTGCTTCTTCCATCCCTTCGACGACGGCAACGCCCGGTCCGCGTTCCTCGCCCTCGTCTTCGTCCTCGCCCGCGAGGGCGTCGCGCTCGACGGCGTCAGCCTGCTACGTCGCGTCACCTTCCAGGCGGATGAGCCGCAGGATGCGCTCACCCTCACGCGGTACATCGACATCCACCTCGCGGAGACCCGTCGCAACACCGCCTCCCTCGGCTCCTAGCGGTTGGGCAAGAAGGCGCTGCTGAGACCATCTGAGTTGCGTGTTCACGCGGATCGGTCGTGCAGATCAGATGGCGGCGGAGTACCGGGCGCCTGCCGGCGGCTCCCGCGTGGGCGCCGTCCAGCACGCTCGTGGACATCGTCCGGCCTCCCGCGCCGATCGGTCCGGTTTTCACGACCTGGCGTCGCAGCTGGGCGACGGCCGTGCCGAGTACATCGGTCGAGCCTTGGCAGGGCCCCGCATGCGCACCACCACGGACAACTACCGGGACGGCCGCTGGAGCGGCCCCCACCTCGACAAGGTTCCAGGCGCTCAGGCGTCGCTCAGCCCCTCCAGCTGGTTGAGGAACCAGCGCTGTGGGGGGAGGGCGGTGGCCGCTGACGCGAGGCGTTTGGTGCGGTCGGCGCGTTCCGGTGGGGGCATCGTCAGGGCCGTGTGGAGGGCCTCGGCGGTCTCCGAGACGTCGTAGGGGTGGACGGTGAGCGCGTCCTCCTTCAGCTCCTCGTACGCGCCCGCCCCGGTCGACAGGACCAGCGCGCAGCCCGCGTCGGAGACGACCGGTATCTCCTTCGCGACCAGGTTCATGCCGTCGCGCACCGGGTTGACCAGGGCCACGTCCGCGAGGCGGTAGGCGGCGAGGGAGCGGGTGAAGTCGTCCTCGACGGAGACCAGGACCGGCTGCCAGTCGGCCGTGCCGAACTCGGCGTTGATCTCCGCGGCCAGTTCCGTCACGGAGGCCGTGTACGCGCGGTAGGCGGCCAGGTCCTGCCGGGAGGGGTAGGCGGAGGCCAGGTGGACGACCCGGTCGCGCCATTCGGGGTGGACGGTGAGCAGCTCGCGGTAGGCGAGGAGGCCGCGGAGGATGTTCTTCGACAGTTCGGTGCGGTCGACGCGGACGATGGTCTTCCGGTCGCCGACCTCCTCCCGGAGCCGGGCGAGGCGCTCGTCGACCTGGGGGCGGTGGGCGAGGGCCCGGAGTTCCTCGGCGTCGACGCCGAGCGGGTGCACGCGCACCCGGGTCCGTGGCTGCTCGCCGCCGGCGCAGCTCAGGAACGCGGAGGCCCAGGCGGAGGTGTGGAAACCCAGCTCGTCGGCGCCGAGCATGCCGCGGAGCAGCTCGTCCCCGATGTCGGCCGGCAGCATCCGGAAGTACTCGGGCGAGGCCCACGGGGTGTGGGTGAAGTGTCCGATGCGCAGGTCGGGGCGGAGTTCCCGCAGTTGTCCGGGGACGAGCGCCAGGTGGTAGTCCTGCACCAGGACCGCCGCGCCCTCGTCCGCCGCGGCGGCCAGGGCTTCGGCGAAGGCGCGGTTGTAGGCGCGGTACGCCTCCCAGCGGTGCCGGAAGGCGGCGTCGAAGACCGGCTCGCGGGGGATGTCGTACAGGTGGTGGTGGAGGAACCACAGCACCGAGTTCGCGATGCCGTTGTACGCGTCGGCGTACACGTCGGGGGCGATGTCCAGCATCCGCACGCCGGGCTCGCCGATCCCGCGCCGGACGGCCTCCCGGTCGCCCTCGCCGAGCGCCGCGCACACCCACAGGCTGTCCTGCGAGGAGACGGCGCTCAGCCCGGAGACCAGGCCGCCGCCGCCCCTGCGGGCGTCGAGCTCGCCGTCCTCGCCGCGCACGTACGAGACGGGGCCTCGGTTGGATGCCACAAGAACAGAAGCCATGTGGCGAACCTAGCCCGTCCCGTAAACGCTCAAACGTACGTATACGAGACGGGCGGATCCGGCCACGGAGGGTGGCCGGACCCGCGGGGGGTCAGGTGTCGCGGCGGCCGCGCATCGCGGCCTTCGCCACCACGCCCGTCGCCGCCAGCGCGAGGCCGAGCGCGCCGAGCAGCCACAGCCGCTCGCCGTTGCCGCCGGTCGCGGCCATCGCGCCGCCGCGGCCGTCGCCGTGCGGGCCGGGGGCCGGGGGCGGCGGGGAGGCGGGCCCGGCGGTCGCCGGGGGTGTGGGGTCGGGCGTCGGGTCGGCCGGGTCCGGCGTCGGGGTGGGGGTCGGGTCGACCGGGTCCGGGGTGGGGTCGACCGGGGTCGGCGTCGGCTTCGGGGTGGGCTTGGGCCGGTCGAGCACCGGGGCCGCCGCGCAGGCGGGGTCCTCGCTGCCGGCTCCGCAGTTGGAGCGGGGTGTCTCGACCTCCACGCTGTTGCGGAGCCTGCCGTCGCCGGCCGGCGGGTTCTTGATCTTCACCGAGTAGGTGACGGTCGCCGTCTTGCCGGCCGGGATGGTGCCGACGTACCCGATCCTCGGCGCCGTGTACGTGGCCTTGCCGAGGTCCGCCTTCACGTCGCCGTTGTACTCGGCGTCGTCGAGGTTGCCGGTGAGGTCGTCGCCGAACTTCGCGTTCGGGTAGTCGACCGGGCCGACGTTCTTCGCGGTGATGGTGTACGTGACGGTGTCGCCGGGCTTGACCGTGCGCGGGGTCGCCGTCTTGGTGATCTCCAGGTCCGGCACCGGCACGGAGAATGCGAGCCCGGACGGCACGTAGGTGTCGCCGCGGGTCGCGAAGGCCAGGTCGGCCGAGGTGGCGCCCTGCGGGACGGCTCCGGCGGGGAGGTCGAAGGCCTTGGCGTCGATGCTCAGGTTGTTGACGAGCTTCGGGTCGACGGCGCCGTCGTCCTCGCTGATGAAGAAGTTGCTGGTGTTGCCGGTGTGGTTCTCGGTGACGTTCTTGCCGTCGACGAGGAAGGTGTCGCCCGCGGTGTTCCAGTCGCCCTCGTACGCCGTGACGCCGGCCCGCGCGGTGCCGCCGCTCCGGTGGAAGCCGTCCACGGTGATCGTGGTGGCGGGGGAGGTCGACCGCTGCAGGACATGGCCGCCGTACACGTACACGTTCCGCCGCTCGGGGGCGAGGGCCGCGACGGGGCCGGGGAACCTGTGGACCACCGTCAGCGACCAACCGGCCACGCAGCCCTTGCCGTTGGGCGCCCAGACGTTCCCGACGGCCACCTGCGCGTCCGTCCCCGAGACGCCCGCGAAGGCGGCGGTCACGTCCGACTCGCCCGTGTAGTAGTGCGGGCCGTTGGTGTCCGCCGGGTCGGCGACCATGCTGTCGATCGAGACCGGGATCGCGGCGCCCGCGCCGACCTTGATCACCGGGGCGGTCGTCGCGGGGTCCCCGGGCGAGGGTTCGACGTCCGCGCCGGAGATGTCGCAGCGCTTCAGTGAGGCCCCGCTCGGGCCCCGGTACGTGCCGTCGTTGCCGCCCCAGAACAGCCGGGCGTAGGCGACCTCGGCGCCCGCCGGGATCTTCACGTGGCCGGTGCTGGAGCCGTAGTCGGCCCCGGTGCCGCCGGCGTCGATCCGCCGCATCACGAAGGTGTTGTTGTTGTCCGAGCCCTGGCCGCTCGCCGCCGTCGCGCAGCGGGCGGCCAGGTCGGCGGGGGCGGTCGGACAGCCCATGACGGTGTTGCCGATCGTCGTGAAGTCGCCGTACACCGACGCGTCGTACCGCTTGCCGAAGGGCTCGACCACGTCCGCCGCGGCAGGCCCCGCCGTGGTGAACGCGAGCGAGCCCGCCGTCAGGCCGACGGCCGCGAGCACCCTGCCCAGGTGATGTTGTCTGAAGCGCATAAAAGGGCAATGTAGGCAAAACGGATCATCATGGGGCGTTACGCCACGCGACGGCGCGCGTACTCCACGATTTCGGCCATCGGCGGCCGCTCCTCCGTGTCCACCGCGTACGTCCGCGGCTCGAAGCCCTTCTCGCCCCGCTCGAACTGCGTCAGCCACGGCCGCACCAGATGCCCCCGCGAGAGCCGCAGCTGCGCCGTCCGGTAGATCGCCGCCGCCATCCGGCCCAGCGCCCGACCGTCCTGGTGCCGGTGCTTGCGCACCCCCACGTCCACCTGGGCCAGCGCGTCCAGGCCCACCGTGTGCAGCGCGTCCACCAGCAGCCCCAGCTCCACTCCGTAACCGACCGGGAACGGCAGCCGTTCGAGGAGGGACCGGCGCGCCGCGTACTCGCCGCCCAGCGGCTGCACGAAACCGGCCAGCTGCGGCCAGTGCAGATTGAGCAGAGGACGGGCCACCAGCTCCGTCACCCGGCCCCCCTGACCAGGGGTGTCGCCGAACGGCCGGTCGTACATCGCCTTGACGAAGTCGATGTCCGGATCGGTCAGCAGCGGGCCCACGATCCCCGACACGAAGTCCGCCGAGAAGTCCCGCAGATCCGCGTCCACGAAGCACACGACGTCCCCGCTGGTCACCATCAGCGACCGCCACAGGACCTCGCCCTTGCCCGGCACCGCCGGTATCCGGGGGAGTATCGCGTCCCGCGCCACCACCCGCGCGCCGGCCGCCGCCGCCACCTCCGCCGTACGGTCCGTGGAGCCGGAGTCGATCACCACCAGCTCGTCGACCAGCGGCACCGCCTCCGACATCAGCTCGCGCCGGATCACGGCGACGATGTCCCCGACGGTCGCCTCCTCGTTCAGTGCGGGCAGGACGACGCTGACCTTCGTATTCCGTTTGGCGGCGAGGATCCGCTCCAGCGGCCGGTCCGCCACGGACCAGGACCGCCGCCCCAGCCAGCGCTCCACCTCTTCCAGCACGTGATCTCCATCTCGCGGTTCGGACGGCCGGTCCAAGCGTCCGGGCCTTCGGTTACAGTCTTGAACAACGCGGATGCCCGATGCACGTCGGGGTGCCGCCCGCGTCGGAGCGTCGGAACGAAGTCCAGCGCGCTTCACAATCGAATACCGCTCATCCAGAGGGGCAGAGGGAAACGGCCCGTTGAAGCCCCGGCAACCCTCCAGTCGGTTCGTCTCGTCCTCCAGCGAGGTCCCCGGCTAGGGAAGGTGCCAAATCCGTCTCATGGCGAAAAATTCGTCATGGGAAAGATGAGGAGAAAGGGCCTCGCCTCCATGGCTGTACAGAACGCCGCTTCCGCCGCCACCGTCGACCTCGGTCCCGCGTCCGGGCTTTCCTGCCGCGAATGCGGTGAAGTCTTCCCGCTCGGTCCGATCTTCGCCTGCGAGCTCTGTTTCGGACCGCTCGAAGTCGCGTACGAGCTCCCCACCGGTGACCCCGAGGCGCTGCGCAAGCAGATCGAGGCCGGACCCGCCAACATCTGGCGCTACGCCCCCCTGCTGCCCGTCCCGGCCGACGTCGCCGAGAAGCCGAACCTGAACCCGGGCTGGACCAAGCTCGTCCAGGCCGACAACCTCGCCCGCGAGATCGGCGTCGCCCCCGGCAAGCTCTTCGTCAAGGACGACTCCGGCAACCCGACCCACTCCTTCAAGGACCGGGTCGTCGCCCAGGCCATCGAGGCCGCCCGCGCCTTCGGCTTCACCACCCTCTCCTGCTCCTCCACCGGCAACCTGGCCGGCGCCGTCGGCGCCGCCGCCGCCCGCGC is from Streptomyces venezuelae ATCC 10712 and encodes:
- a CDS encoding Fic family protein; this translates as MIVELTPRSLTWGDVDPARHFFDRASAPQVVRSLGPARRVPSRPDIPAADPAMSAWSWGEGQPWADAMSQALAEHYGRWSVGWRWAHDEGDFDGGPVGNWCCPSDSITTPQETIGRVVAALCEWREWLESLAGWFDAYPLDLTEVKDQRILWERAARNLILQVTDRTGCGSAWHGHCRQVLTWFLSRWGVAPDLAQDLVDEAIGGRFASWTGPDPELVEDVAERLALSVQPGDGARPARPTLDHLERWLTVRESIAWQEVPEDGRGEPVVPARDGAAEDIRAFDGALDPARAQGLLTALEMVRADAKRGSCLDFELLQRWQHQVLGTQQPPTFRSLPAFAKGGRERYGIGPDTRARLDACLAESTRTAERPLPLTARAARASLDVCFFHPFDDGNARSAFLALVFVLAREGVALDGVSLLRRVTFQADEPQDALTLTRYIDIHLAETRRNTASLGS
- a CDS encoding alpha,alpha-trehalose-phosphate synthase (UDP-forming), yielding MASVLVASNRGPVSYVRGEDGELDARRGGGGLVSGLSAVSSQDSLWVCAALGEGDREAVRRGIGEPGVRMLDIAPDVYADAYNGIANSVLWFLHHHLYDIPREPVFDAAFRHRWEAYRAYNRAFAEALAAAADEGAAVLVQDYHLALVPGQLRELRPDLRIGHFTHTPWASPEYFRMLPADIGDELLRGMLGADELGFHTSAWASAFLSCAGGEQPRTRVRVHPLGVDAEELRALAHRPQVDERLARLREEVGDRKTIVRVDRTELSKNILRGLLAYRELLTVHPEWRDRVVHLASAYPSRQDLAAYRAYTASVTELAAEINAEFGTADWQPVLVSVEDDFTRSLAAYRLADVALVNPVRDGMNLVAKEIPVVSDAGCALVLSTGAGAYEELKEDALTVHPYDVSETAEALHTALTMPPPERADRTKRLASAATALPPQRWFLNQLEGLSDA
- a CDS encoding glucosyl-3-phosphoglycerate synthase; amino-acid sequence: MLEEVERWLGRRSWSVADRPLERILAAKRNTKVSVVLPALNEEATVGDIVAVIRRELMSEAVPLVDELVVIDSGSTDRTAEVAAAAGARVVARDAILPRIPAVPGKGEVLWRSLMVTSGDVVCFVDADLRDFSADFVSGIVGPLLTDPDIDFVKAMYDRPFGDTPGQGGRVTELVARPLLNLHWPQLAGFVQPLGGEYAARRSLLERLPFPVGYGVELGLLVDALHTVGLDALAQVDVGVRKHRHQDGRALGRMAAAIYRTAQLRLSRGHLVRPWLTQFERGEKGFEPRTYAVDTEERPPMAEIVEYARRRVA
- a CDS encoding DUF11 domain-containing protein: MRFRQHHLGRVLAAVGLTAGSLAFTTAGPAAADVVEPFGKRYDASVYGDFTTIGNTVMGCPTAPADLAARCATAASGQGSDNNNTFVMRRIDAGGTGADYGSSTGHVKIPAGAEVAYARLFWGGNDGTYRGPSGASLKRCDISGADVEPSPGDPATTAPVIKVGAGAAIPVSIDSMVADPADTNGPHYYTGESDVTAAFAGVSGTDAQVAVGNVWAPNGKGCVAGWSLTVVHRFPGPVAALAPERRNVYVYGGHVLQRSTSPATTITVDGFHRSGGTARAGVTAYEGDWNTAGDTFLVDGKNVTENHTGNTSNFFISEDDGAVDPKLVNNLSIDAKAFDLPAGAVPQGATSADLAFATRGDTYVPSGLAFSVPVPDLEITKTATPRTVKPGDTVTYTITAKNVGPVDYPNAKFGDDLTGNLDDAEYNGDVKADLGKATYTAPRIGYVGTIPAGKTATVTYSVKIKNPPAGDGRLRNSVEVETPRSNCGAGSEDPACAAAPVLDRPKPTPKPTPTPVDPTPDPVDPTPTPTPDPADPTPDPTPPATAGPASPPPPAPGPHGDGRGGAMAATGGNGERLWLLGALGLALAATGVVAKAAMRGRRDT